tttctttcacttttctatctttttaaACCATTAATGTTGTTGAAAGCGAGAACTGGTCTCTCGAAGGTTGTCTCAGTGAGATTAGAAATCATCGAGCTTAAACATCGAGAGATGGTTGCCTTGATGTAAGAGAGACCATAAGCTTTGACTTTTAACGACACTAAAGTACTACACGAACACAAGTTCAACAGGTCattctaatggaaaaatcccgatgaaagtttaaattaaaaaaaaatctttatctAACTACCTTTCAGGGTCAAACTAGGTATACTTAATCATCGCCTACCATTTGAAAGTCCGAGACTGAGAGACAAAATCTTGGACTCATGATCAAAGAGCGGAGAGAGAAGGTAGGTGGATTCATCAAATGATGCACAAGCGAGAACAATTACCGTGCAAATGATGCATAGTTGCAAACACCATACAACAAACAGGCTTTGGGCTTTGTCCTCCGTGGGCACTGGGTTTGGTTCTAGTTtcttcttcgttcttctctttttAAGGTTCTTGAATTGGGTCGGGTTGATCCAACCATCTGCATTTTGAACTTGAAccttagttaaaaaaaatttgacccaacccaactcgaaactCAATCTAATCCAATCAAACCTTATAGTTCGGATTGGGATTGGGTCTGGTTGTATTCTCGGATTCTCAGGTTAGGTGTACACCCCTAACTCGATGTTCTCAATAACGTAGCTATTATTACATCATCATTAAAGTATGTTGGAATTTGTGagtataaaataaagattaattgaatttttaataatgaaaaacgTATGAGATTGTGGAAATTAAAACATGTTAAGCAGAAAAGTAAGTGGGAGACAACTCAACTTTGGAACAAACAATCAATCATGAACACAAcatataatcaaatatttgtaCATATTGTCagacattttttctttttatttatttatttatttattttttccattttcttatgCAATTGTCGGACTGTTCCGATCTGATTGTCGTCCCGGGTGGCCGACATTAGAGCTGGTGATCTCCATTTCAATCCCAAGGTTCTTCGCCTGCTCTTCATTCtatcttttgacttttgactttttatttatttttttacaagagATTAAATtggtcttttatttttaaattattttaattctaacaTTATCCTAATATAAGAAGCTGATTACGAGTCGATGTATTGGTCCTAGCTCCACATCGAGGGAGTACGAGGGGGTGCGCGGGTATGTGGGGGAGGGGCGCGCGGGAGCATGTGGGCAGCCTTTTGGATTGAGGGCCTGTATGGCACGCGCATGCTCGGGATTTTATACAATTGGGCGCCCATAGTCCAACCTATGCATCTTTCTCGTTAACACCCAAACTCACAATAATCCAATGCACCCATGTACTCGAGATGATCTTGCATCAAAACCCGTAAAAATATAGGAATTCAAGAAAAATCCTAGGGAATGATTTGGGCTTGGAATTGGGCCATTTTGAGTTTTAGGTCAAAGCCCATATCCGCATCAAAAGCCCAAAGTTTTTTGATACGGCCCGTCTATGTCTGCatttaagattattacgaggattaaaaatatttgatgtgttacgaagattaaaaatatttgatgtttgtgAGTGAGGTTAGTGATGTATGAGATTtgtgaatatttaatattgaagttttacaatattttagttatttttaaaagtaactaaaaaaaatttaacctattgagttgtgatttttttaacattctaaattaaaatattatatttaaaataattctaatcgctttgtttaattaatttctaccggtaaaaaattctataaatattttataaattaggacaaaaaaaaaagagtaaataaGAGTCAATGCATGATCCTCGAGACCTTAATGTGTCGGTATACAACTTAGATTCTGTTGAACATTAATGCAACCGTGCACAAGTAGGTAAGTGTTTCGAGACAAAAAACGAGTCCTtaccaataattaaatatatccTCACCAACTTTATCGACACGTTCAAATCGACAATATTTTCAAGGATACGTTCATTAAACCCTTCGGTCCCGTACTCGTCGAGATTTTGAGCAACAAAATTAGACCATGGGGTATAGATTCATTGGCTAAAATGGTAGTGCCCAAGTTGTCTGATATCTTAAAAACATtcacataattttgaaaaggaagaagtgCAACTAAGATATTATAAAGTACATCAAAAGATTAGTAGTTCACAACTGCTCAATTATTTTGATCCCATGAAAccatataatattaattggaCGGCTCCTTTGTTCCCCTAACAACTTTAGGCCcatgaataattaaataaattaataataaatgctTATAATTTCCTTTAGTCAGCTAAATATCAACTCACGACCCGACCTCGATTAACTACATAGTCatgaaaaatagatttaacctttgttggatgaaaagaaaagtccgcatcggctaatttagagaatgatcatgggtttatagtCTAGGAATacgggaagcccaaagcaaagccatgagagcttatgctcaaagtggacaatatcatataattatggagagtcgtgttcgtctaacatggtatcagagtcatgccctaaacttagtcatgtcaatagaatcctcaaatgttgaacaaagaactccaaaaggaggctcctcgaaggcatagtaaaaaatgactaagactccaaaaggaaaggagtcgagcctcgattaaggggatgcgtactttgttcaagggtaGGTGTAGAAAAGTCCACATCGGCTGTATataggaatactatctccattggtatgaggccttttggggaagcccaaaacaaagtcatgagagcttatgctcatagtggacaatatcatattatggTGGAAagttgtgttcgtctaacatggtatcagagtcatgccctaaactcagtcatgtcaatagaatcttcaaatgtcaaacaaaaaacttcaaaaggaGGCTCCTCAAAGGCATAGTAAAACATAACTAAGACTCCAAACGGAAAGGAGTCGACCCTCGATTACAGGGAGGTAAAAAtctaattaggttaaattgaatttatttttaaggggaaaaaagtgaTTAAATGAAAGTAATTAGGGATGAAAAGTCAACCAACCACCAAAGTGAGTGAGGCCGAAAGAGCTAACAGCCCATGTGAAGCACTCATTCATGGAGGTCCCATTTGCATTTAAAtcatacctttttcttttggtggtaataacattatttttttgtccatttttataaattatttgaattttaaatgaaaaaaaaaataaaaaaatatcagagATTTATtacacaaattcaaaatttataacattttaaaaccaataataatgatgttcatgaaacatatatattatatagtttaataatGAATGATAACTATAGAGTAGTTGCCAAGCATTAATAATGGCAATAATTAATCtctttttaatcaatatatttaaaatgattatttgaaaaatgtgaaaatatttcaaatcaattaaattaaatagttaaatttacattaattctttttatttaaatagttaattCTCAAACAAACCTccttttaaattcataataaaaatgtaataatattatcaatcaaattatttaattatcgaGTTCAAACATATAAACTTATCAAGTCATTAAACACAGTTATTTACTGTTTAtgataatttacttatatgtcatttaccaaatacagctttactatgtataacaGTTGACTAAGCTATACACCAGCCtcacataaattaatttatgccCACAACTACGATCAATCGTctgattaaaaattaaaaataataattctatCCATTTAAACTCTATTGATTCATACATTTACCCGTAATTTGATACTATTTAATTAGAATATTATCACTCAAATAGctagaaataacaataattaattcacttgtaaaataaaaaaatagtaatgataatatttattgCATTTTCTTGTACAGGAATTCGTTTGAAAGATTTTAATATCTCATAAAGTGGATCGTCCTTTTATGCTTGAAGAAGCACACAAGGTCTGAAAATGGAGGGCAAAGGCAATGAATTTGAGAAGAAACCAATTCGTGAGAGGAATCTATAATACAGTGAACTTTTGCCTTATGGCATACGAAACGATGcagaaattcaattttctcaGTCTGGGCAGTGAAAACGACGAGACCCAAGACTTGATAAACTAAAGGAGGGGCGTGCGGCAGTTAATTTCTCAGATCTGTCGGATCCTCTCATGGTGGATTCTGGATTCAATTCAAGTTGCAGAGAATCGTAGGGCCATGGAAAACGATTCTCGCTTTTTTTATAGAGCCTGCTTCAGAATCTAAACTAATCTTGCAGTGaattagttttcattttttttgtagtgCTCGGAAGGTGTTCGACGAAATGACCGACAGAGTTTGGTTGATTTATCTGTGCGGGCAGGCGATTTTTGTATGTGAATTCATCAGGTAGTGCAGTAGTTATAGGGTGGATGATCAGATTTTTAACAGATTCCTTGTGCTCGGAAGGTGTTCGACGAAATTACTGAATGAATTTTGTAGATTAAGGTGGACCTGCGTGGGCAGCACTGAGTGGAGTCTACAGACTAGGCATGGAAAATGAAGAGATTTGGCGTGTACGTCACTTTCCTCTCAGTAAGAATAAGGTAACTTCTTTCTCTATCTATCCAATTCtcaaaagaaagttgaaaaagCAGACAAAATTGCACCAATCAAGGGGCGTAAAAATGATGCGTTTTGGATGAAAAAGTTCCCTGCTAGGCTACCGACTCGTGTGTGGGACCAAAATTTTTCAGAGCTCTGGAAGATGacaaaagggggaaaaagtacaccattataattttttcccCCAAAAGCTTTTGATGCATTGGGAAAACAACGGCCTAATTCTCAAAGAACGGCCTTTGTAACAGTTTTAAGCTCAtcactagaagatattgtccgttttagtcTGTTACatattggttagagaggagatTCTTTACAAAGGTGCAGAAGACTCTCTCAAagagacatgttttaaaatgtgaggCTGATGCCAATATGTCATGAGTCACTAGTGTTGGACTTAGGCCATCACAAATGGCATCAAAGCGAAACAatgagtggtgtgccaacaaagacacTAGCCTCTATAGCCTCTAAGGGagtgaattgtaagatcctatatcaattggagagggaaacgaaaagtgtgtggaaacctctccctaacatacacgttctaaaaccgtgaggctaacgataCTTAACAGACAAaagcagatattatctaccagtggtggacttgagctataACATGCTTAGACTAAGCCCCAACTACGAATTCTACTTCACCCACCTGTGCACCTGTGcaattgttgaactaaaaaatctCGACATCTATAATTTGATGTAACCCGTCAACCAGACTTGGACAAACTCGACAATTTTCAAGCTGGAATAGTCAAGCTTGAGGGCTTAAACTGCTAGATTGACCAGTAAAATTGATATGGACAGGAAGAATTATTACTagatcaaacaaaaaagaagttaaGGGGTTGATGTTGATgtaaatttgattgaattgaaaagaacTCTGCTTGTCTAACTCTCCTTGAACAGGGATATGAATGAACAGGTAGACACCCAGTGAGGTTTGATGGAAGCCTAATGAAAAAGATTCACAACAGGAAAGCAGAGGATTCTGAAGATGAACAgacagcaacaacaacaacaacattcAAGGTAATATAATCTGAATTCAGACACTCTGATACAAGTAAATTGTTCATGATTATACTATTAAATTGGAAAACAAAAGTataatgaagagaaaaataacatggaaaaagaagaagaaaagaaaaaaaaaaaaaaaaaaaccccaNaaaaaaaaaaaaaaaaccccacaAACCAGAAAGGCAGCAGCAGTAGCAGAAACTACTGCTTTCCCATTGTCTCTatacatactttttttttttttttttttttttttttttttttttttttttttttttttttttttttttNACGCTTCTCTGCcatttatttcacaaattcaaatatccataacaattcaaacaaataagaaGAGATTTTCCCTCTTACCTCAAACTCTCTGTGTGTAAACAAGGGATGTTTGTAAGAGAGAAGAACATGGCATGGCCGCTTTTAAGTTgcagaaataaatataatccTTAAAAGTCTATATTATTCTTCCTCAGAGGAGGAAAAATAATGGAGATTGGGAAACTTTTAGTGCATTGAAGAAGATTTAAAAGAGGGCATGGTGTggatttctccttcttcagtGCTTGAGTTTGAGGTAAGGTTAGAGGAGgaaaatttctcaaaagaATCAATAGTAGGGTGGAGGTGGGGGAGAGGCGTACGAAACTCCATAGATTGGTGGTAGTGGGCCTTCGTATACAggtgatggtggtggtgatgcaggtggtggaggtggagatggtgatggtggtggtgggggAGAGTAATAGACTGGCGGTGGAGGTGAATGGTAAACTGGGGtgggaggtggtggtggtgggggTGAAGGAGATGGCGGAGGAAGGTATTGGATTGGCGGAGGTGGTGAGGGTGATGGTGGGGGTGGGGGTTCATGATACTCAATACATGGTGgcggtggaggtggaggaggcTCTATACACGGCGGTGGTGGGGGCGGTGAATAGACTGGTGGAGGGGGAGAATAGACAGGTGGAGGAGGTGGGGGAGAGTTTGGTGGTGGCGGTGGGGGTGATGGACGTACACAATACACCNaggtggaggaggagagtacaaTGGCGGCGGAGGTGGAGAGTTGGGCGGTGGTGGTGAATTGTAGTAGTAAACAGGTGGGGGTGGTGAGAACAAGGGAGGAGGAGGTGGGGGAGAGTTTGGTGGTGGCGGTGGGGGTGATGGACGTACACAATACACCGGTGATGGTGGGGGAGGAGAAGGCGGTGGAGGTGGTGAGGGTGATGGCGGTGGGGGCGATGGTGGTGGGGGTGATGGTGGAGGCGGGGGTGGAGAGTAAACCGGTGGGGGCGGAGAGTAAACCGGTGGGGGCGGCGGNNNNNNNNNNNNNNNNNNNNNNNNNNNNNNNNNNNNNNNNNNNNNNNNNNNNNNNNNNNNNNNNNNNNNNNNNNNNNNNNNNNNNNNNNNNNNNNNNNNNNNNNNNNNNNNNNNNNNNNNNNNNNNNNNNNNNNNNNNNNNNNNNNNNNNNNNNNNNNNNNNNNNNNNNNNNNNNNNNNNNNNNNNNNNNNNNNNNNNNNNNNNNNNNNNNNNNNNNNNNNNNNNNNNNNNNNNNNNNNNNNNNNNNNNNNNNNNNNNNNNNNNNNNNNNNNNNNNNNNNNNNNNNNNNNNNNNNNNNNNNNNNNNNNNNNNNNNNNNNNNNNNGTGAGGGTGGTGGTGGGGATGGTGGAGGCGGCGGGGGAGAGTAAACAGGCGGCGGAGGGGGAGAGGGGGATGGAGGTGGCGGAGGGCGTGGTCGGTAAATGGGATGTGATTCGGAAGTAGGTGGCGAAGGAGTGGGAACAGGTGGCGACGGCGACGGAACAACAACAGGTGGCGACGGCGACGGAACAACAACAGGTGGCGGAGAAGGCACCGTTACAGGTGGCGAGGGAGCAACATAAGAAGGACATCCAAAAGAACTGCAATCCACAGGCTTAGACAAGAACGACTTACATTGCCTCTCAGACCGCTGTACCGGCCGGTCAGGTAGACAGTTCCTCCGGTCATCAAAATCCGGCAAAGCCAAGCACGACGGCGCCTCTCCCGTAAAGAAATTGTAAGAGTAAGTAAAGTTCTGCAGATTCGGCAATTTACAGATACTCTCCGGAATCTTCCCAGACAAGAAATTATGCGCCACATTCAGCTGCTCTAAACTCACCATTCCGCCGATCGTCTCCGGCAAACTCCCAAAAAACTCATTAAAACTCACATCAAACACCGTCAGATTCTTCAGAAACCCAATCTCCGACGGCAAACACGATCGAAACCCATTATTCATCAAAATAATCTCATTCAATCTCGTCATATTCCCAATGCTCCCCGGAACACACCCATGAAATTTGTTATTCGCAAGAACAATAACCGAAACCGGCGAGTTCCCGAAATTTTCCGGCAAGTCAAACCGGAATCTGTTATGGTTGATGAAAATGGCGTCCAAATCCTTGTCGAAAAGCTCCTTGGGGACAGTTCCTTCAAACTCATTAAATCTCAGATCCAAAAACTTCAGCTCCGGCAGCTTAAGAACCACCCGAGGGAACTTTCCGGCGAAGCGATTGTTGCTCAGATCCAACTCAAACAACCGCTTCAAGTTCTTGAACTTGTGAGGAACAGTCCCACAGAAGCGATTCGAGTTTACATGGAACAATGCAAGATCCACAAGAAGACCAAGCTCCTCCGGTAAGTAACCGGCAATGTCGCCATGGTTGAGGTCGATACCGGCGACCGTACGGATCGAGGAATTATCCGGCGCCGGAGCACAGAAAACCCCATTGTAGCTACAAACATCAGATCCAACCCAATTCTGAGTGAGATTGAAAGGATCAGAGAGAATCGCTTGCTTCCAAGCTTGTAACGCTATGTAAGCATTTCTGATTCTGTCGTTTTCAAAAACAAGCTTGGGATCGACGGTGACTTCTTCACCACGGTCGCCGAATTCGTCTCTGACGGAAAGAAGTTGGCGCTGACGGATGTAGTGAGCTTCGGCGTCGGTGAGGCCGCGGCCTCGGCCGCCATGGCCggaaagttgaagaaggtCGTCAGAAACAGCAGAGGAGAGGCAGAAAAGAGTGCcgaagaagaggaaaatttggaagaaaagaTGAATGTTGAAATGGGAATGGGTCTTCATCTCATATGAGAGACATCTGATTCCACAAATTCCCACTTTCTTCAgctttcttccttccttccttccttccttccttcgcTAAACCCTTTCTCAAAAACAATGGCGgattttgcttttcttttgggtttatttttttgcaGGAAAATTCAGAAATCCCTTGTTTCTTTGAGATCTGAGCTTCAAAATGTGGGAGAGAAAGATAAAGAGGGATTTCAGAgctttgtgtgtgtgtgtgtgtgtgagggAGAAATAATACGTGAAAAAAGGGCCAGCTATATTACAGCTCAAAGCCCAccagattctttttttttcttttttcttttttcttttttctttttccatttatttattttcaaaattattccttttttcctttcttagaatttattctcttttttatttcttttgcttaaattctttcaaatttcccctttattttactctttaaaattttaattttgtgaataatacagctttaaaattttattaaatattaatatatatatatatcaattagTTATCTCGATTgattttactaaaattaaaagtttaaacgataaaattcaaaatttgatggactaaattcatagttttt
The nucleotide sequence above comes from Cucurbita pepo subsp. pepo cultivar mu-cu-16 chromosome LG11, ASM280686v2, whole genome shotgun sequence. Encoded proteins:
- the LOC111804842 gene encoding leucine-rich repeat extensin-like protein 4 yields the protein MKTHSHFNIHLFFQIFLFFGTLFCLSSAVSDDLLQLSGHGGRGRGLTDAEAHYIRQRQLLSVRDEFGDRGEEVTVDPKLVFENDRIRNAYIALQAWKQAILSDPFNLTQNWVGSDVCSYNGVFCAPAPDNSSIRTVAGIDLNHGDIAGYLPEELGLLVDLALFHVNSNRFCGTVPHKFKNLKRLFELDLSNNRFAGKFPRVVLKLPELKFLDLRFNEFEGTVPKELFDKDLDAIFINHNRFRFDLPENFGNSPVSVIVLANNKFHGCVPGSIGNMTRLNEIILMNNGFRSCLPSEIGFLKNLTVFDVSFNEFFGSLPETIGGMVSLEQLNVAHNFLSGKIPESICKLPNLQNFTYSYNFFTGEAPSCLALPDFDDRRNCLPDRPVQRSERQCKSFLSKPVDCSSFGCPSYVAPSPPVTVPSPPPVVVPSPSPPVVVPSPSPPVPTPSPPTSESHPIYRPRPPPPPSPSPPPPPVYSPPPPPPSPPPPPTGLLSAPTGLLSTPASTITPTTIAPTAITLTTSTAFSSPTITGVLCTSITPTATTKLSPTSSSLVLTTPTCLLLQFTTTAQLSTSAAIVLSSSTXVYCVRPSPPPPPPNSPPPPPPVYSPPPPVYSPPPPPPCIEPPPPPPPPCIEYHEPPPPPSPSPPPPIQYLPPPSPSPPPPPPPTPVYHSPPPPVYYSPPPPPSPSPPPPPASPPPSPVYEGPLPPIYGVSYASPPPPPYY